A window from Planococcus maritimus encodes these proteins:
- a CDS encoding rhomboid family intramembrane serine protease, whose amino-acid sequence MFIRRESFSQYLRMYPVVSTLIALNVLIHLLTWLPALGEYIYYYGVGSNFHIANGEWWRFVTPIFLHGGFMHLLFNMFSLFLFGPELERLTGKVRFITIYMLAGLFASAATYFLQPLDYVHVGASGAIFGIFGAFGALVYYGGRALPQLKQIILPIIVISIVMTFVTPNINVTAHIAGMITGFLIGLSYFHPKRIVSWRAKNRR is encoded by the coding sequence TTGTTTATCAGAAGAGAAAGTTTTTCACAGTACTTAAGAATGTACCCGGTCGTATCCACATTGATCGCGTTGAATGTCCTCATTCACTTGCTGACATGGTTGCCAGCGCTCGGCGAATACATTTACTATTACGGCGTTGGGTCGAACTTCCATATCGCAAATGGCGAGTGGTGGCGTTTCGTGACACCAATCTTCCTGCACGGCGGTTTTATGCACTTGCTATTTAATATGTTCTCGCTGTTCTTGTTCGGGCCAGAACTTGAGCGCTTGACCGGCAAAGTGCGTTTTATCACGATTTATATGCTGGCCGGCCTGTTCGCATCGGCGGCCACTTATTTCCTGCAACCGCTCGATTATGTACATGTCGGTGCAAGCGGCGCAATCTTCGGGATCTTCGGCGCATTCGGTGCCCTCGTTTATTACGGCGGCCGTGCATTACCGCAACTCAAACAAATTATACTCCCGATTATCGTCATTAGCATAGTCATGACATTCGTGACACCGAACATCAATGTCACAGCGCACATCGCTGGCATGATCACCGGTTTCTTGATCGGGCTCAGTTATTTCCATCCAAAACGCATCGTTAGCTGGCGCGCCAAAAACCGCCGCTAA
- a CDS encoding PP2C family protein-serine/threonine phosphatase, which yields MPQHIEAQYQEILNEYVKKQTEQNLYVGQNFSRQLILENISPEEVISMHKAAIGELYSDLPDVVWHSFDFLIEMMINYGLALQERQSLLKRQEELKVEMDLAANVQETLLKTKLPSLDGLDIGLLSIPAKKMNGDYIYFVSDYDGYAGVAVADVIGKGLPAALCMSMIKFGMDSLNSSHALPKDVLGVINRIVEKSVDDSMFVSMFYANYDAGAARLTYGSAGHEPAILYRADSGEFSELEAKGLLLGVSPAAVYEEHSVILEKGDMVIMMTDGVTEGRTEEGFIERDVIYELIEQKKTEPAQAIVQHVYDELERMQNAELQDDFTLVVYKKG from the coding sequence ATGCCTCAACACATTGAAGCGCAATATCAAGAGATTCTGAACGAATATGTAAAAAAGCAGACGGAGCAAAATTTGTACGTCGGCCAAAATTTCAGCAGGCAACTAATTCTGGAGAATATTTCCCCAGAAGAAGTGATCAGCATGCACAAAGCAGCCATCGGGGAGCTCTATAGCGATCTCCCGGATGTTGTTTGGCATTCATTTGATTTCCTGATCGAAATGATGATCAATTATGGATTGGCATTGCAGGAACGCCAAAGTCTATTGAAACGCCAGGAAGAATTGAAAGTGGAAATGGACTTGGCAGCCAATGTGCAGGAAACTTTGCTCAAGACAAAATTGCCGTCTTTGGATGGTTTGGATATCGGCTTATTGTCGATCCCAGCCAAGAAGATGAACGGAGATTATATTTATTTCGTCAGCGATTATGATGGATACGCCGGGGTAGCTGTTGCCGATGTCATCGGAAAAGGGCTTCCGGCGGCTCTTTGCATGTCCATGATTAAGTTTGGCATGGATAGCTTGAACAGCTCGCACGCCTTGCCGAAAGACGTGCTTGGCGTCATCAACCGGATCGTGGAAAAAAGCGTCGATGATTCGATGTTTGTCTCAATGTTTTATGCAAATTACGATGCGGGAGCAGCGAGACTTACATATGGGTCGGCAGGACACGAACCTGCAATCCTCTACCGCGCGGATTCTGGGGAATTTAGCGAGCTAGAAGCAAAAGGTTTGCTGCTTGGCGTTTCACCGGCAGCGGTATACGAAGAGCATTCCGTTATTTTGGAAAAAGGCGATATGGTCATTATGATGACAGATGGAGTAACAGAAGGCCGAACAGAAGAAGGCTTTATCGAACGGGATGTCATCTACGAATTGATCGAACAAAAGAAAACAGAGCCAGCCCAGGCAATCGTTCAGCACGTTTACGATGAACTGGAGCGGATGCAAAATGCAGAACTTCAGGATGATTTCACTTTAGTGGTTTATAAGAAGGGGTAA
- a CDS encoding anti-sigma regulatory factor encodes MSDQSSVEILTEWDIVAARQLGRNVAKELGFGTVDQARITTAISELARNIYLYAGQGRIEIQQLAENGMKGILIIAADSGPGIPDVRKVMEDGFTTSGGLGAGLPGVKRLMDDFKIETIQGEGTDIRATKWLR; translated from the coding sequence ATGAGCGACCAATCCTCAGTGGAAATCTTAACAGAATGGGATATTGTAGCGGCACGCCAACTCGGGCGTAATGTCGCCAAGGAGCTCGGATTCGGCACCGTGGACCAAGCGCGAATCACGACGGCCATCAGCGAGCTTGCCCGCAATATTTATTTATACGCCGGTCAGGGCAGGATCGAAATCCAGCAGCTGGCCGAAAACGGCATGAAAGGAATCCTGATCATCGCTGCTGATAGCGGCCCGGGGATTCCGGATGTCAGAAAAGTAATGGAAGACGGTTTTACGACATCAGGGGGACTGGGTGCAGGCTTACCGGGTGTCAAGCGCTTAATGGATGATTTCAAAATTGAAACGATCCAAGGCGAAGGGACAGATATACGGGCTACGAAGTGGCTCCGCTAG
- a CDS encoding transcriptional regulator, which yields MYEKSKTKEVVVKLPKQFMSELTAHSGERIEENGEFIYVSTQRVTKNVYDSYHIREAMIKGYVEMSQINLSIACECSHAEYEAEHTTVQLVSGG from the coding sequence GTGTACGAGAAGTCAAAGACGAAAGAAGTGGTAGTCAAGTTGCCGAAGCAATTCATGTCGGAGCTTACTGCGCACTCAGGTGAACGCATTGAGGAAAACGGTGAATTCATCTATGTATCGACTCAACGAGTAACAAAAAATGTCTACGATTCATATCATATTCGGGAAGCGATGATCAAGGGCTACGTGGAAATGTCGCAGATCAACCTGTCAATTGCCTGCGAATGTTCGCACGCTGAGTACGAAGCGGAGCACACGACAGTGCAACTCGTAAGCGGAGGGTGA
- a CDS encoding type II toxin-antitoxin system PemK/MazF family toxin → MIVKRGDVFFAELSPVVGSEQGGTRPVLVIQNDIGNRFSPTVIIAAITAQIQKAKLPTHVEINAKKYGFERDSVILLEQLRTIDKSRLTDKITQLDDALMEKVDEALEISVGLVKF, encoded by the coding sequence TTGATTGTAAAACGCGGGGATGTTTTTTTCGCAGAATTATCACCGGTCGTCGGGTCTGAGCAAGGCGGGACCCGTCCGGTTTTGGTGATACAAAACGATATCGGGAACCGATTTAGTCCGACAGTGATCATTGCGGCGATCACCGCCCAGATCCAAAAAGCCAAATTGCCGACACACGTAGAAATCAACGCCAAGAAATACGGATTTGAGCGTGACTCTGTAATTTTGCTTGAACAATTGCGGACGATTGATAAATCGCGTTTGACTGATAAAATTACACAGCTGGACGATGCGTTGATGGAGAAGGTGGACGAAGCCTTAGAAATCAGTGTCGGACTTGTAAAATTTTAG
- a CDS encoding STAS domain-containing protein codes for MNVRIPILKLRDTLIVSIQWELDDQTALQFQEDLLTKLHETSARGVVIDLTSIDFIDSFIAKVLGDVISMSSLMGARVVITGIQPAVAITLIELGIRLEDVMTALDLENGLEKLQLELEA; via the coding sequence ATGAATGTGAGAATCCCAATTCTAAAACTAAGAGATACATTAATCGTTTCGATCCAATGGGAGTTAGATGACCAAACGGCATTGCAATTCCAGGAAGATCTTTTGACTAAATTGCACGAAACTAGCGCCCGTGGGGTGGTCATCGATTTGACGTCGATCGACTTTATTGATTCATTCATTGCCAAAGTACTGGGGGATGTCATTAGCATGTCCAGCCTGATGGGGGCAAGAGTGGTTATTACCGGTATCCAGCCGGCAGTTGCCATCACTTTGATCGAGCTCGGAATTCGACTTGAAGATGTTATGACGGCACTTGACCTAGAGAACGGCTTGGAGAAACTTCAATTGGAATTGGAGGCTTGA
- a CDS encoding RsbT co-antagonist protein RsbRA: MNKQMATYIQENMTGIIADWQQKMRDEKDEPSFQVMSEEMVNQTSREFAGLMTSSLLESYQIYENRLQDFAEKVVRLGWSITFMTKAIDHFAEIVYEGMREAGTIHPDNMDGFIHEFANWAQPIRNSMIHTYSKAWERTVSLQKIALQELSASLIPVFDKVSVMPLVGTIDTERAKLIMENLLDGVVKHRAEVVLLDITGVPVVDTMVAHHIIQAADAVRLVGAKCMLVGIRPEIAQTIVTLGINLNDFTTTSTLQRGVEQALAWTNRKIVEVEEV, from the coding sequence ATGAACAAACAAATGGCTACATATATACAAGAAAATATGACTGGTATCATTGCTGACTGGCAACAGAAGATGAGAGATGAGAAAGACGAGCCCTCTTTTCAGGTAATGTCGGAGGAGATGGTGAACCAGACAAGCCGCGAATTTGCGGGGTTGATGACATCGAGTCTTCTTGAAAGCTACCAGATTTACGAAAACCGCTTGCAGGATTTCGCTGAGAAAGTAGTTCGCCTTGGCTGGTCCATTACCTTCATGACGAAAGCGATCGATCATTTCGCTGAAATCGTCTACGAAGGAATGCGTGAAGCGGGTACAATCCACCCGGATAATATGGACGGATTTATCCATGAATTCGCAAATTGGGCCCAACCGATTCGCAATAGCATGATTCACACATATTCCAAAGCCTGGGAGCGTACGGTGAGCTTGCAGAAGATAGCATTGCAGGAACTATCCGCTTCCTTGATCCCGGTCTTCGACAAAGTATCTGTCATGCCACTCGTCGGGACGATCGACACTGAACGGGCGAAATTGATTATGGAAAACTTACTCGACGGTGTCGTCAAGCATCGCGCGGAAGTGGTTTTGCTGGATATTACAGGCGTGCCGGTCGTCGATACCATGGTCGCTCATCATATTATCCAAGCGGCAGATGCAGTCCGCCTGGTTGGAGCGAAATGCATGCTCGTCGGGATACGGCCGGAAATTGCCCAGACGATCGTCACGCTCGGTATCAATTTGAACGACTTTACGACAACGAGCACGCTTCAGCGAGGCGTAGAACAAGCACTGGCTTGGACAAACCGAAAAATTGTGGAGGTTGAAGAAGTATGA
- the acpS gene encoding holo-ACP synthase, protein MITGIGLDIVELDRIRKLDERSSKFRERVLTESELAEYLLLKKKRQTEFLAGRFAAKEAFAKARGTGIGAACPFSDMEIRKDENGKPGMFFRGVECGFVSITHSKEFAAAQVVLQTE, encoded by the coding sequence ATGATAACAGGAATCGGTCTGGATATTGTCGAGTTGGACAGAATCCGCAAACTCGATGAAAGATCTTCTAAATTCCGTGAGCGTGTCTTGACTGAATCGGAACTTGCGGAATATCTTCTATTGAAAAAGAAACGCCAAACCGAATTTCTAGCAGGGCGTTTTGCGGCGAAAGAAGCATTTGCCAAAGCTCGCGGCACCGGAATCGGCGCAGCATGCCCGTTTTCGGATATGGAAATCCGAAAAGACGAAAACGGCAAACCCGGCATGTTTTTCCGCGGTGTGGAATGCGGGTTCGTGTCGATCACCCATTCAAAAGAATTTGCCGCCGCACAAGTTGTTTTGCAAACCGAATGA
- a CDS encoding DEAD/DEAH box helicase, with amino-acid sequence MVKFTELNISETTLKSVRRMGFEEATPIQEGTIRLGMEGKDIIGQAQTGTGKTTAFGIPLIEKIDTRDGSVQGLVIAPTRELAIQVSEELYNLGKDKNVRILSVFGGQEIGRQIRALKNRPQIIVGTPGRLLDHINRRTLKLENVNTLVLDEADEMLNMGFIEDIQSIMSNVPDTRQTLLFSATMPDPIRRIAEKFMKTPEIVKIKSKEMTVENIEQFFVKSVEREKFDILSRLLNVQQPELAIVFGRTKRRVDELAHALNLRGYLAEGIHGDLSQAKRMSVLKQFKANKIDILVATDVAARGLDISGVSHVYNFDIPQDPESYVHRIGRTGRAGKKGVAVTFVTPREMGYLSIVERTTKKKMEALVPPTADEAVIGLQRVAVEQLETMTEKNNLGSYRELATEMLEKHDAVDLIAAALKTLTKDPEDAPVQITEERPLPSRGGGGYKGKGGGGRSSGGGYKGKGGGGRSSGGGYKGRRESSSSSRPSGGGRPGRTRRHES; translated from the coding sequence TTGGTTAAATTTACAGAATTAAACATCAGCGAAACAACATTGAAATCCGTAAGACGTATGGGCTTTGAGGAAGCGACACCTATCCAGGAAGGCACAATCCGCCTTGGCATGGAAGGCAAAGACATTATCGGGCAAGCACAAACAGGTACTGGTAAGACAACCGCTTTCGGTATTCCGTTGATCGAAAAAATCGACACACGCGACGGAAGTGTGCAAGGTTTGGTCATTGCACCGACACGCGAATTGGCAATCCAAGTTTCTGAAGAGCTTTACAACCTAGGTAAAGACAAAAACGTGCGCATCTTGTCCGTATTCGGTGGACAAGAAATCGGCCGTCAGATCCGCGCTTTGAAAAACCGCCCTCAAATCATCGTCGGCACACCTGGTCGTTTGCTTGACCATATTAACCGCCGCACGTTGAAGCTTGAAAACGTTAATACGCTTGTGTTGGATGAAGCTGATGAAATGCTGAACATGGGCTTCATCGAAGACATTCAGTCAATCATGTCGAATGTCCCTGATACCCGTCAGACGCTTCTGTTCTCTGCTACAATGCCGGATCCGATCCGTCGTATCGCAGAAAAATTCATGAAGACACCTGAAATCGTCAAAATCAAGTCGAAAGAAATGACTGTCGAAAACATCGAGCAGTTCTTCGTGAAATCCGTAGAACGCGAAAAATTCGATATTCTTTCTCGCTTGTTGAACGTTCAACAGCCAGAGCTTGCGATCGTCTTCGGACGCACGAAGCGCCGCGTTGATGAATTGGCACACGCATTGAACCTCCGCGGCTATCTAGCTGAAGGAATTCACGGCGACCTTAGCCAAGCGAAGCGTATGTCTGTTTTGAAACAATTCAAAGCAAACAAAATCGACATCTTGGTTGCAACTGACGTAGCAGCACGTGGACTTGATATCTCAGGCGTATCTCACGTATACAACTTCGATATTCCACAAGACCCTGAAAGCTATGTTCACCGTATCGGCCGTACTGGCCGTGCCGGTAAAAAAGGTGTAGCTGTCACTTTCGTTACACCACGCGAAATGGGCTACTTGTCTATCGTTGAAAGAACAACGAAGAAAAAAATGGAAGCTCTAGTTCCTCCAACTGCTGATGAAGCAGTAATCGGACTTCAGCGCGTTGCTGTAGAGCAATTGGAAACAATGACTGAGAAAAACAACCTCGGTAGCTACCGTGAGCTTGCAACAGAAATGTTGGAAAAACACGATGCAGTTGATTTGATTGCAGCAGCACTTAAAACGTTGACGAAAGATCCGGAAGACGCTCCAGTCCAAATTACCGAAGAGCGCCCATTGCCATCACGTGGCGGTGGCGGCTACAAAGGTAAAGGCGGCGGCGGACGTTCATCCGGCGGCGGATACAAAGGCAAAGGCGGCGGCGGACGCTCGTCTGGCGGTGGCTATAAAGGCCGTCGCGAGTCGTCAAGCTCAAGCCGTCCTTCAGGCGGAGGGCGTCCAGGACGCACTCGCCGTCACGAATCATAA
- a CDS encoding alpha/beta hydrolase, whose translation MKTGVLCIHGFTGGPFEVEPFADYLSEQTDWIIEIPTLPGHGEKLDLGDQRAEVWMMEAELALKRLKAQADRVIVVGFSMGGLIAMYLSMRYKIDRLVLLSAAVKYISPVQIREEVCEAIRDLVSKRINQNALYHLYEYKFRNTPIRSTIEFLRVVKTVEPYYRLIDVPAFIVQGEKDGVVPPSAAQHIYDHLGSTEKHLYHSATGKHLICYSDDVAEWFPKALEFMRKEQ comes from the coding sequence ATGAAAACCGGTGTCTTGTGCATCCACGGCTTTACCGGCGGGCCGTTTGAAGTCGAACCGTTTGCCGATTACTTAAGCGAGCAGACGGATTGGATTATCGAAATCCCAACCTTGCCGGGGCACGGGGAAAAACTCGATCTCGGAGACCAGCGTGCTGAAGTGTGGATGATGGAAGCGGAGCTTGCGCTGAAGCGATTGAAAGCACAAGCCGATCGTGTCATCGTTGTCGGCTTTTCGATGGGCGGACTGATTGCAATGTATTTGTCGATGCGCTACAAAATCGACCGGCTGGTACTGTTGAGCGCAGCGGTGAAATACATCAGTCCTGTGCAGATCCGCGAAGAAGTGTGCGAAGCAATACGTGATTTAGTCAGCAAGCGCATCAATCAAAATGCGTTGTACCATTTATATGAATACAAATTTCGCAACACCCCGATCCGCTCAACGATAGAGTTCTTGCGTGTCGTTAAAACTGTCGAGCCGTATTACCGATTAATCGACGTGCCAGCTTTCATCGTCCAAGGCGAAAAAGACGGTGTTGTCCCGCCTTCCGCAGCGCAGCATATTTACGATCACCTTGGTTCAACGGAAAAGCATCTTTATCATTCGGCGACCGGCAAGCATTTAATTTGTTACAGCGATGATGTCGCTGAATGGTTCCCGAAAGCGCTAGAATTCATGCGCAAGGAACAGTAA
- the rsbW gene encoding anti-sigma B factor RsbW, whose protein sequence is MRPFDYVEMRVPAKSQYVGVARLTISGLASRIGFSFDDIEDLKIASSEAVTNAVQHAYSEGEEGEVVIGCALYEDKIEIMVADHGQSFDFEETKAKVGPYHDQEEGAFLREGGLGLYLIETLMDEVKVHHQEGVTVFMTKHVEGERVEEDVETISS, encoded by the coding sequence ATGCGTCCTTTCGATTATGTAGAAATGCGCGTTCCGGCCAAATCTCAATACGTAGGTGTCGCCCGTCTGACGATTTCGGGTCTCGCAAGCCGTATCGGGTTTTCATTTGATGATATCGAGGATTTAAAAATTGCCTCGAGTGAAGCAGTAACTAACGCTGTCCAGCACGCTTATTCTGAAGGTGAAGAAGGCGAAGTGGTCATTGGTTGTGCGCTGTATGAAGATAAAATTGAAATTATGGTAGCCGACCACGGCCAAAGCTTCGATTTTGAAGAAACCAAGGCAAAAGTGGGACCATATCACGATCAGGAAGAAGGAGCGTTCCTGCGCGAAGGAGGTCTCGGCCTGTATTTGATCGAAACGCTTATGGATGAAGTGAAAGTGCATCACCAGGAAGGCGTTACTGTCTTTATGACCAAGCATGTTGAAGGGGAGCGGGTGGAAGAGGATGTCGAAACAATCTCATCCTAA
- a CDS encoding PH domain-containing protein, with amino-acid sequence MSETRYKLHPISALINFLKGLKELILPFVIIFGANLFREDGISGMFNQGWQGLLPLLIGGVVLVFMLIAGIIKWKRFVYWFEDGELRIEYGLFVKKKRYIPFERIQSLNYIEGIFHRPFGLVKVKVETAGSGKAGQAEAELTAIYRAEADRIEQEMHMAKRGYAAQAEATVEMLYGPAEAAPMREEPVEESARVLYRMSMKELLVLATTSGGIGVVISGVALFLSQFAELIPYDAIYEEVMLFMRFGYLVVALTVFAGLLLAWVISVAMTLIANYQFTIYADDERIYITRGLLEKKKVSVPFNRVQGIKMTQNPLRQLFGYVHVTVESAGGTLADKDEKIRLFPLVKQEKMKPVLDELFPDFDWSPELTRLPKRSRPFFYRLSIGWLIPAFAALGYFFYPYGLWALAVVPFIIAIGLWQHRTAGYAISGRQLTAQFRGISLHRFYMLKKRIQVVVVTRTIFQRRRDVASVHATIKSGMLGATALVPNLSREDAEEILAWYEPSRQRQTMDREQTKNPQPNEIG; translated from the coding sequence ATGTCTGAAACGCGCTATAAACTGCATCCGATTTCAGCACTCATCAATTTCTTAAAAGGCTTAAAAGAATTGATCTTGCCTTTCGTCATTATTTTTGGTGCGAACTTGTTCCGCGAAGATGGGATTTCCGGAATGTTCAACCAAGGCTGGCAAGGGTTGTTGCCGCTGCTCATCGGCGGGGTGGTACTGGTGTTCATGCTGATTGCGGGTATCATCAAATGGAAACGTTTTGTCTACTGGTTTGAAGACGGGGAGTTGCGGATCGAGTACGGCTTATTCGTTAAAAAGAAACGTTATATTCCGTTCGAACGCATTCAAAGCTTAAATTATATAGAAGGCATTTTCCACCGGCCGTTCGGGCTTGTGAAAGTGAAGGTCGAAACGGCTGGTTCCGGGAAAGCCGGGCAGGCGGAAGCTGAACTGACTGCTATTTACCGCGCGGAAGCCGACCGCATCGAACAGGAAATGCACATGGCGAAGCGAGGTTATGCGGCACAAGCGGAGGCAACGGTCGAAATGCTCTATGGCCCGGCCGAAGCTGCACCAATGCGCGAGGAGCCTGTGGAAGAATCGGCGCGTGTATTGTACCGGATGAGCATGAAGGAATTATTGGTGCTCGCGACAACTTCCGGGGGGATCGGTGTCGTTATTTCTGGTGTCGCCTTATTCCTATCGCAGTTTGCCGAGCTGATTCCTTATGACGCGATTTATGAAGAAGTCATGCTCTTCATGCGCTTCGGCTATTTGGTCGTTGCGTTGACTGTATTTGCAGGGCTATTGCTTGCCTGGGTTATTTCGGTAGCCATGACACTCATTGCTAATTATCAATTCACCATCTACGCAGATGATGAACGGATTTACATTACGCGCGGCTTATTGGAGAAGAAAAAAGTCTCTGTGCCGTTTAACCGTGTGCAGGGCATTAAAATGACGCAAAATCCGCTGCGCCAATTATTCGGCTATGTTCATGTGACGGTCGAAAGCGCAGGTGGGACTTTAGCCGATAAAGATGAAAAAATCCGTTTGTTCCCGCTCGTCAAGCAAGAGAAAATGAAACCAGTTTTGGACGAGTTGTTCCCGGATTTTGACTGGTCGCCAGAATTGACGCGCTTGCCGAAAAGAAGCCGTCCGTTCTTCTACCGCTTGTCGATCGGCTGGCTGATTCCGGCATTCGCGGCGCTCGGCTATTTCTTTTATCCTTATGGCTTGTGGGCGCTTGCGGTCGTTCCGTTCATCATAGCCATCGGGTTATGGCAGCATCGCACAGCAGGCTACGCCATCTCGGGTCGCCAATTAACGGCGCAGTTCCGAGGGATTAGCCTGCACCGCTTTTACATGCTAAAAAAACGCATTCAAGTAGTCGTGGTGACGAGAACGATTTTCCAGCGCCGGCGAGATGTTGCGTCTGTTCATGCGACGATTAAATCCGGCATGCTTGGAGCGACTGCACTCGTGCCGAATCTGTCGCGGGAAGATGCCGAAGAAATTCTTGCTTGGTACGAGCCATCGAGGCAACGCCAGACAATGGATCGTGAACAAACGAAAAACCCTCAACCGAATGAAATCGGCTGA
- the alr gene encoding alanine racemase produces MENYRPTKAVINLEAIRKNLTAFQQRAGHADVIAVVKADGYGHGAEAIARVAIESGVRLLAVATPDEAVSLRRVGIDQDILVMGSVPAAFVPVAQRENIIVTALSLEWIEAAQDAIEPGPPLRVHLKVDTGMGRLGIQPEEAEVAYAKLVSGPFSFDGIFTHFAAADDEDSTLFNRQAERMNKVLEQLPDGVMVHLSNSAATLMHPSVACDAVRIGISLYGIAPSSYVGEHSPIALEPALSLETEIAHIKKVQPGTTISYGATYRSEQEEWIATLPVGYADGMLRGLQGQEVLVRGERVPIVGRICMDQCMIRLNERLPVGEPVQLIGQQGGKVVLIDEWAEKLGTIPYEIPCVLTKRVPRVYVNGTKNAGVPFQPNDTMVR; encoded by the coding sequence ATGGAAAATTACCGACCGACAAAGGCAGTCATCAATTTGGAGGCAATCCGGAAAAATCTCACGGCTTTTCAGCAACGGGCTGGCCACGCTGATGTAATTGCAGTGGTGAAAGCGGATGGCTACGGTCATGGAGCGGAGGCAATTGCTCGCGTTGCCATTGAGTCCGGCGTCCGTCTGCTGGCGGTTGCCACGCCAGACGAAGCAGTATCGCTGCGCCGCGTGGGAATTGACCAGGACATTCTTGTGATGGGATCAGTGCCTGCTGCATTCGTCCCTGTTGCTCAGCGAGAAAATATTATCGTCACCGCCTTGTCGCTTGAATGGATAGAGGCGGCGCAGGATGCGATTGAACCGGGACCTCCGCTTCGTGTTCACTTAAAAGTTGATACGGGAATGGGGCGCCTTGGCATACAGCCGGAGGAAGCGGAAGTGGCATATGCCAAACTGGTGTCAGGCCCATTTTCATTCGATGGCATCTTCACACATTTCGCAGCAGCAGACGATGAAGATTCGACGCTTTTTAATCGCCAAGCTGAACGGATGAATAAGGTGTTGGAACAATTGCCAGACGGCGTGATGGTTCACCTATCAAATAGCGCGGCAACACTGATGCACCCTTCTGTCGCTTGTGACGCTGTTCGGATCGGCATCTCGCTCTATGGCATCGCCCCGTCGTCTTATGTCGGAGAACATTCGCCAATTGCGCTAGAGCCTGCTTTAAGCCTAGAAACGGAAATCGCCCACATCAAGAAAGTGCAGCCAGGTACAACAATTAGCTACGGGGCGACTTACCGCAGCGAACAAGAAGAATGGATCGCGACGCTCCCTGTCGGCTATGCAGACGGCATGCTGCGCGGCTTGCAAGGGCAAGAAGTACTTGTGCGCGGAGAGCGAGTGCCGATTGTCGGGCGCATCTGCATGGACCAATGCATGATTCGCTTGAACGAGCGCTTGCCAGTCGGTGAACCGGTCCAATTGATTGGACAACAAGGGGGCAAGGTAGTCTTAATCGACGAATGGGCCGAAAAGCTGGGCACAATCCCCTATGAGATCCCTTGTGTTTTGACGAAGCGGGTGCCGCGCGTCTATGTGAATGGCACCAAAAATGCCGGAGTGCCTTTTCAGCCGAACGATACAATGGTAAGATGA
- a CDS encoding PH domain-containing protein, which yields MNHQPKNRISRKGLTVWRLYGMIETVVVALLLAGVGTLTYFFDWPNWIYAAAGGLLVLFAFLFVYLFPKIRWERWRYEVRDQEIELQHGLFIVKRTLVPMVRVQHVDTEQGPILRKYDLSEISISTAATTHTIPALITEEADELRSRISVLARVAEDDV from the coding sequence ATGAACCATCAACCGAAAAACCGGATCTCCCGAAAGGGGCTGACTGTCTGGCGCCTCTACGGAATGATCGAAACAGTGGTCGTTGCCCTGTTATTGGCCGGTGTAGGCACTCTTACATATTTTTTTGACTGGCCAAATTGGATCTATGCAGCAGCAGGTGGTCTACTAGTGCTGTTTGCTTTTCTATTTGTCTATTTATTCCCGAAAATCCGCTGGGAAAGATGGCGCTATGAAGTGCGCGACCAGGAAATCGAATTGCAGCACGGCTTGTTCATTGTCAAACGGACGCTCGTGCCAATGGTCCGCGTCCAGCACGTCGACACAGAACAAGGCCCGATCTTGCGGAAATACGATTTATCGGAGATTTCCATTTCGACTGCCGCAACTACCCATACCATTCCCGCATTGATTACGGAAGAGGCAGATGAATTGCGCTCCCGTATTTCCGTGCTCGCAAGGGTGGCGGAAGATGATGTCTGA
- a CDS encoding anti-sigma factor antagonist encodes MNIQVNLTENDNKLKGDIHGEIDAHTAPVLREKLEAYQEQEGLNAELDLSGVDYMDSTGLGVFVAFYKSINAKGGHLKLTGLSSRLKRLFDITGLGDIMDIEAAVGKGGN; translated from the coding sequence ATGAATATTCAAGTTAATTTGACAGAAAATGACAATAAATTAAAAGGCGATATTCACGGAGAAATCGATGCACATACAGCACCGGTGCTACGTGAAAAATTAGAAGCATACCAAGAACAAGAAGGCTTGAATGCCGAACTGGATTTATCAGGAGTGGATTATATGGATAGCACAGGATTAGGCGTTTTTGTCGCTTTCTATAAATCCATTAATGCAAAAGGCGGGCATTTGAAACTGACTGGCCTATCCAGCCGCTTGAAGCGACTCTTTGATATCACAGGTTTGGGCGATATCATGGATATTGAAGCTGCAGTCGGGAAGGGTGGTAATTAA